One Alkalicoccus halolimnae DNA segment encodes these proteins:
- the mgtE gene encoding magnesium transporter, producing the protein MDQLTHYNREEYKKYIISKIDQQETIHVHQTMMDLHPIDRTEIYRELTEEQRRFIHEVLSPKEIGEIFDKLQTDEQTEFIREVDSQYVGNMFDDMYADDAADFLAEMEEETASNILQMMKQEEAEEVRELMSYEEETAGAIMTKEFIVLHSSDKVGEVMKRLRKEAPEAETIYYLYVVDEGHKLAGVVSLRDLIIADPKETVKKAMSTRVVSVDLEEDQEDIAKLIRKYDFLAVPVVTTQNTLVGIITVDDIMDVVEEETEEDFGEISAARGSLDAKISSFGAAKKRAPWIIMLMFLGLITANVIGQFEETLEAVVLLSVFIPLIMDSAGNTGTQALAVVVRRLAVGSIDGNGIKNMVKREFGTGMLLGLFCAVTLMVLIPLFYGSFILAGIVGLSLFFTLSMATIVGSIIPLIINKLKIDPAVASGPFITTLNDIIGLLIYFSIATALLQYM; encoded by the coding sequence ATGGATCAGCTCACTCATTACAATCGGGAAGAATATAAAAAGTATATTATTTCGAAAATAGATCAGCAGGAAACCATTCATGTCCACCAGACAATGATGGATCTGCATCCGATCGACCGGACGGAAATCTACCGCGAATTGACAGAAGAACAGCGAAGGTTTATACATGAAGTGCTCAGTCCAAAAGAAATAGGAGAAATTTTTGACAAGCTGCAAACAGATGAACAGACTGAGTTCATTCGCGAAGTGGACAGCCAGTACGTAGGTAATATGTTTGATGATATGTATGCCGATGATGCTGCCGATTTCCTTGCAGAAATGGAAGAGGAGACAGCGTCAAATATCCTGCAGATGATGAAGCAGGAGGAAGCAGAAGAAGTACGTGAGCTGATGTCCTATGAGGAAGAGACGGCTGGTGCGATAATGACGAAAGAATTTATCGTCCTGCATTCTTCCGACAAAGTAGGGGAGGTTATGAAAAGACTCCGCAAAGAAGCCCCGGAAGCAGAAACGATTTACTACCTTTATGTGGTGGATGAGGGCCACAAACTAGCAGGAGTAGTATCTTTAAGGGACTTGATCATTGCTGATCCTAAGGAAACGGTGAAAAAAGCGATGAGTACAAGAGTCGTATCGGTGGATCTCGAGGAGGATCAGGAGGACATTGCCAAGCTGATTAGAAAATATGATTTTCTCGCCGTTCCGGTTGTCACAACTCAGAATACGCTTGTAGGTATTATTACGGTAGACGATATTATGGACGTCGTCGAGGAAGAAACAGAAGAAGATTTCGGAGAGATTTCCGCTGCACGAGGGTCACTGGATGCCAAAATATCTTCTTTCGGAGCAGCTAAAAAAAGGGCCCCCTGGATTATCATGCTGATGTTTCTTGGACTGATTACCGCTAATGTAATTGGACAGTTTGAAGAAACATTGGAAGCGGTCGTGCTGCTCTCGGTGTTTATCCCATTGATTATGGACTCAGCGGGAAACACAGGAACGCAGGCGCTTGCCGTCGTGGTTCGTCGTCTTGCGGTCGGATCGATAGACGGAAACGGGATAAAGAATATGGTGAAACGGGAGTTCGGCACAGGAATGCTGCTCGGTTTGTTCTGCGCTGTTACGCTGATGGTCCTGATTCCACTCTTTTACGGGAGCTTTATTCTTGCCGGAATCGTAGGTCTCTCTTTATTTTTTACACTGAGCATGGCGACAATTGTCGGATCGATTATTCCCCTTATTATTAATAAACTAAAAATTGATCCTGCTGTAGCTTCAGGACCGTTTATTACTACATTGAATGATATTATTGGGCTGCTCATTTACTTTTCTATCGCTACTGCCTTGCTGCAGTATATGTGA
- a CDS encoding metal-dependent hydrolase yields the protein MRYYTHATTAVAGAVFLSASPIPLFEAGVGAASLGGVLLGSLLPDIDETGSWLGRRTKPLAVFIKALFGHRGLTHSGIVLAPAIYGFLQVEQMFISGLLFGIAAHILADLLSYGGVPLFYPFNKKRTSIPVYKTGSLLEKIIFLGSSAYILLTYFPI from the coding sequence TTGAGATACTACACGCATGCAACTACAGCTGTGGCGGGAGCTGTTTTTCTATCTGCATCTCCTATTCCGCTTTTTGAAGCGGGGGTCGGAGCTGCCTCTCTTGGAGGAGTTCTGCTCGGATCCCTCCTTCCCGATATAGATGAAACAGGCTCCTGGCTTGGCAGACGCACAAAGCCGCTGGCCGTTTTTATTAAAGCCCTTTTCGGACACCGCGGCCTTACCCACTCGGGAATTGTTCTGGCACCAGCCATTTACGGATTTCTGCAGGTGGAGCAGATGTTTATTTCCGGACTGCTGTTCGGCATTGCTGCTCATATTCTCGCCGACCTGCTTTCTTATGGCGGTGTGCCGCTTTTTTATCCTTTTAATAAGAAAAGAACTTCCATACCCGTTTATAAAACAGGTTCTCTTCTGGAAAAAATTATTTTCCTGGGGTCTTCTGCTTACATACTGCTTACCTATTTTCCTATCTGA
- a CDS encoding GNAT family N-acetyltransferase, with translation MGLVVYTPRLQLQPLSIDLFPSLHHANYFPSHLHKHLQDLCINESMYGWGPWIIFSRDTDEVIGDIGFKDRPCKSSTVEVGYGICKDYRRRGFATEALKAMLTYLFETCGILKVTAECRHDNTGSIRVLENSGMLRTVEQLQMIHWQLSREQYYCQKNRDAARISAMC, from the coding sequence ATGGGTTTGGTCGTTTATACACCAAGACTGCAGCTGCAACCATTGTCAATCGACCTTTTCCCCAGCCTTCACCACGCCAACTATTTCCCGTCTCATCTGCATAAACATCTGCAGGATCTTTGCATCAATGAGTCTATGTACGGATGGGGTCCCTGGATTATCTTTTCCAGAGATACAGACGAAGTAATCGGAGATATTGGTTTTAAAGACAGACCCTGCAAATCTTCTACCGTGGAAGTAGGCTACGGCATCTGTAAAGACTACCGGCGCCGCGGGTTTGCAACAGAAGCATTGAAAGCCATGCTTACCTATTTATTCGAAACATGTGGCATCTTAAAAGTTACCGCTGAATGCCGCCATGATAATACAGGTTCTATACGTGTGCTGGAAAACAGCGGAATGCTCCGTACAGTCGAGCAGCTCCAGATGATCCATTGGCAGCTTTCCAGAGAACAGTATTACTGTCAGAAAAACCGCGATGCAGCCAGAATTTCTGCTATGTGCTGA
- the murB gene encoding UDP-N-acetylmuramate dehydrogenase, whose amino-acid sequence MMNIEEAYKKLRDICGTDLVSMHEPMSRHTLTKMGGTADLFVTPKTYEQAAEIVKIQKEYGLPFMQLGNGSNLIVRDGGVRGLVMHFKNLSSVKVEGKTVTAQGGANIKDASECALSYELTGLEFACGIPGTIGGAMVMNAGAYGGEVKDVIDHVTVVTPEAEIMTLYRNELELGYRQSIISKKKYIVLEAVFQLAPGEKETIKGKMQELTFQRESKQPLEYPSVGSVFKRPPGHFAGKLIQDSGLQGKGFGDAEVSTKHAGFIVNKGEATATDYLQTIDLVRRTVKENFGVELELEAKVVGEEKQ is encoded by the coding sequence ATGATGAATATAGAGGAAGCATACAAAAAACTAAGAGATATATGCGGAACGGATCTGGTCTCCATGCACGAACCGATGTCGAGACATACGCTGACAAAAATGGGTGGTACGGCTGACCTTTTTGTTACGCCGAAAACATATGAACAGGCAGCGGAGATTGTTAAGATCCAGAAAGAATACGGGCTTCCTTTTATGCAGCTTGGAAACGGGTCAAACTTAATCGTAAGAGACGGAGGAGTCAGAGGCCTGGTCATGCATTTCAAGAATCTTTCTTCTGTTAAAGTAGAAGGAAAGACGGTTACCGCACAGGGGGGGGCTAACATTAAAGATGCTTCCGAATGCGCTCTTTCCTACGAATTAACCGGTCTTGAATTTGCCTGTGGCATCCCCGGCACAATAGGCGGAGCGATGGTAATGAATGCAGGAGCGTATGGCGGTGAGGTGAAAGATGTCATTGACCACGTAACTGTTGTGACACCGGAAGCCGAAATTATGACTTTGTACAGAAATGAGCTCGAGCTCGGCTACCGGCAGAGTATTATCAGCAAGAAAAAATATATCGTACTGGAAGCCGTTTTTCAGCTGGCTCCAGGTGAAAAAGAAACGATAAAGGGGAAGATGCAGGAACTCACTTTTCAGCGGGAATCGAAACAGCCGCTGGAGTACCCTTCGGTAGGGAGTGTATTCAAACGCCCGCCAGGACACTTTGCGGGGAAGCTTATTCAGGACAGCGGTCTTCAGGGTAAGGGATTTGGCGACGCGGAAGTTTCCACCAAGCATGCCGGCTTCATTGTTAATAAAGGAGAAGCGACGGCGACTGATTACCTCCAGACTATTGATCTCGTGCGCCGTACGGTGAAAGAAAATTTCGGTGTGGAGCTGGAACTTGAAGCGAAAGTAGTGGGGGAAGAAAAACAGTAG
- a CDS encoding fluoride efflux transporter FluC, with protein MKNLAAVAAGGAAGTYLRFVIGQSMWIGTYPLGTLVVNIAGSFLLGILTGSLLMKPGRTWLKAGLGAGFCGGFTTMSTFASDTVLLAAGEASLFLIYTAGSIFGGLAAALLGFLFSTLLTKKKGAV; from the coding sequence ATTAAAAACTTAGCAGCGGTGGCAGCCGGCGGAGCTGCGGGTACTTATCTTCGCTTTGTAATCGGCCAGTCCATGTGGATCGGCACTTATCCGCTCGGCACCCTGGTCGTCAATATTGCCGGAAGCTTTCTTTTAGGCATACTCACCGGAAGTCTTCTCATGAAACCGGGCCGGACGTGGCTGAAAGCGGGACTTGGAGCAGGTTTCTGCGGAGGATTTACAACTATGTCCACCTTTGCCTCTGATACAGTACTTCTCGCAGCCGGCGAGGCTTCTCTCTTCCTGATTTATACGGCCGGTTCTATTTTTGGCGGCCTTGCTGCTGCTCTTCTTGGTTTCTTATTCAGTACTTTACTTACGAAAAAGAAAGGGGCGGTCTAA
- the arsD gene encoding arsenite efflux transporter metallochaperone ArsD translates to MAVKIEIFDPALCCSTGVCGPDVDPELTKMSKLHADIQKVGYEALRYNLAQEPQPFVENTEVNELLQEKGAEALPAVTINGELKKHGGYPNVRELASWLGVEEASLKPAQPKNQINLL, encoded by the coding sequence ATGGCTGTTAAAATTGAAATTTTTGATCCTGCACTCTGCTGCTCCACGGGTGTCTGTGGACCGGACGTGGATCCGGAACTTACAAAGATGTCAAAACTTCACGCAGATATTCAGAAAGTCGGCTATGAAGCGTTAAGATACAATCTCGCTCAGGAACCGCAGCCGTTTGTAGAAAACACCGAGGTTAATGAACTTCTCCAGGAGAAAGGAGCCGAAGCTCTGCCTGCAGTAACGATTAACGGAGAGCTCAAGAAGCACGGCGGATATCCGAACGTCCGGGAACTTGCTTCCTGGCTTGGAGTCGAGGAAGCTTCATTGAAACCCGCTCAGCCTAAAAATCAAATCAACCTTCTTTAA
- a CDS encoding fluoride efflux transporter FluC: protein MTMLLLMLSGAAGAVSRYMLGLLLTRRLTGKVVPLPALTVNILGSLGLGIFLGLYFKSIPLEGETSLWFLTTGTGFFGAFTTFSTFAVEAVLLLKNKDWMPFLWYTALTIVGSLTAFIFGFLAFSSS, encoded by the coding sequence ATGACAATGCTGCTTCTTATGTTGTCAGGAGCCGCTGGAGCCGTCTCCAGATATATGCTTGGTTTACTGCTCACCAGACGGCTGACGGGGAAAGTCGTGCCATTACCTGCTCTCACCGTAAATATTCTCGGTTCTCTGGGACTCGGCATCTTTCTCGGTCTTTATTTTAAATCCATCCCCTTGGAAGGCGAAACGAGTCTCTGGTTCCTTACGACCGGCACTGGATTCTTCGGAGCGTTTACGACGTTTTCAACTTTCGCCGTTGAGGCTGTCTTGCTTTTAAAAAATAAGGATTGGATGCCTTTTCTGTGGTACACCGCCCTTACTATTGTCGGTTCTCTCACTGCTTTCATTTTCGGTTTTCTGGCGTTTTCCTCCAGCTGA
- a CDS encoding N-acetylmuramoyl-L-alanine amidase yields MTNFRSLFSIPAALIVVFVLAAPLSAQASFADSDEEEVTALYEAGIITGYEDGTFRPDRNVSRAEASVMLARALEFNIENTWTSFSDVTRDHYAAAHIHAAVENSILEGYPQGTFEPDGSLTRAEMAAVLTRSFDMENVHDVSFSDVESGSFFNDYIMDLAGTGITDGYPDGTFRPDNSISRLEFSLMLARALHPEFRPGFEETDPSVDPGENSEAIGAGVVANSATLNVRPEPSTSEASIGRLVEGEEVTVFERTGNWARIKSDELEGYVSQSYLYVDYFDHESPLVGHTIAVDPGHGGSDPGAVANGLQEKEVVLDVGLRLEEELRKAGANVVMTRRSDWYPSLEDRVIQANNMEADIFISIHTNAAGVEAAHGTETFYSAETWAGNSIDLADNLQTQMLEKLDTIDRGVKERGFYVIKNTDMPSALAELAFKTNEAEAEKMKTDGFREDSSDALYEGIVDYFE; encoded by the coding sequence ATGACAAATTTTCGCAGTTTATTCAGTATTCCGGCAGCACTTATAGTGGTTTTTGTGCTTGCCGCTCCGCTGTCAGCCCAGGCTTCTTTTGCCGACTCCGACGAAGAAGAGGTCACGGCTCTCTATGAAGCGGGTATCATTACCGGATATGAAGATGGGACCTTCCGTCCGGACAGAAACGTATCGCGCGCTGAAGCGTCCGTTATGCTCGCCCGCGCTCTTGAATTCAATATAGAGAATACATGGACCTCCTTTTCGGATGTTACCAGAGACCATTATGCGGCAGCCCATATTCATGCAGCCGTGGAAAACAGCATTCTTGAAGGATACCCCCAGGGCACCTTTGAACCGGATGGATCTCTTACCCGTGCAGAAATGGCGGCTGTGCTTACACGAAGTTTCGATATGGAAAATGTGCATGATGTTTCTTTCAGTGATGTAGAATCCGGCAGCTTTTTCAACGATTACATAATGGATTTAGCAGGAACCGGGATTACAGACGGTTATCCAGACGGCACTTTCCGTCCAGACAATTCCATCAGCCGGCTCGAGTTTTCACTGATGCTTGCCAGAGCCCTCCACCCTGAATTCCGGCCTGGATTCGAAGAAACGGATCCCTCCGTCGATCCAGGGGAAAATTCAGAGGCGATTGGGGCAGGGGTTGTTGCTAACAGTGCTACTTTAAACGTCCGGCCTGAGCCTTCCACGAGTGAAGCTTCAATCGGGAGGTTAGTCGAAGGCGAAGAAGTGACCGTTTTCGAACGGACAGGCAACTGGGCCAGAATTAAATCAGATGAGCTGGAAGGTTACGTGTCCCAGAGTTATTTGTATGTTGACTATTTTGATCACGAAAGTCCCTTGGTCGGGCATACGATCGCTGTAGATCCTGGACACGGGGGAAGCGATCCCGGAGCGGTTGCTAATGGGCTTCAGGAAAAGGAAGTCGTATTGGACGTCGGCCTGCGTCTCGAAGAAGAACTGCGCAAAGCTGGTGCCAACGTAGTGATGACGAGACGATCCGACTGGTATCCGTCTCTTGAAGACCGTGTCATTCAGGCTAACAATATGGAAGCCGATATCTTTATCAGCATCCATACTAACGCAGCAGGCGTGGAAGCCGCTCATGGCACAGAAACGTTTTACAGTGCCGAAACCTGGGCCGGAAACAGCATTGATTTAGCTGATAACCTGCAGACACAGATGCTTGAGAAACTTGATACAATCGACCGCGGTGTTAAAGAACGAGGTTTTTATGTTATCAAAAACACCGATATGCCGAGTGCTTTAGCCGAACTCGCATTCAAAACGAATGAGGCAGAAGCAGAAAAAATGAAAACAGACGGGTTCAGAGAAGATTCTTCCGATGCCCTTTACGAAGGTATTGTTGATTATTTTGAATAA